AATTTAGAGGTTGCAATGATCAGTAGTAATCAAAGCGAGACTATGATCATTAAAATCGTTCCTAATTGCATCTGTTACCTATATTAAGATCTATTTTATTGAATTTTTAAAGGGTTTAACTGGGAATCTAACCAGTTATTACCTAAATATTATATAAGATAAAAGCAAAAAACCAATTAAAGCAGCATATTCTTCTTTAAGAAATAATTAATCTGGTATAATTTACAAGTTGGCGTTTTGAAAAGATTGCTGATACACCAAAAACCGTTGTCAAGTATCAGGTAACTTTTTAAAAGCATTAATAATAAATAATAGGACAACACATGACAGAACAAAAAGCTAAATCTAGCAAAACATCAAGCGAAGAAGCAAAAAAGCAAAAAGAATTAACTGAGATCAAAATCAAGTTGAAATCATACGATAGCAGATTATTAGATCAATCTGTTAAAAAGATTTTTGAGATCGTTAAAGAAACTGGATCAAAATTTTGTGGTCCAATTCCATTACCAACTAAAAAGGAAGTTTTTACAATCATTCGTTCACCACACGTTGATAAGGCTTCAAGAGAACAATTCGAAAGAAGAACACACAAACGTTTAATCATTATTAAAAACTTAAAGAACGAAACAATTCAAAAACTTAAACGTTTTGTAATTCCTTCTGGTGTTGAATTACGCATTTACTTATAAAAACATAGATTAATAAGGAGATTTTCAATATATGAAAGGAATATTTGGAACAAAGGTTGGAATGACTCAAGTTTTCGAAGAAAACGGTCGTTTGATTCCTGTGACTTTAGTGAGAGTAGAACCTAATCAAGTGGTTAGTGTTAAAACCAAAGAAAAAGATGGTTATGACGCAGTTCAGTTAGGCTTTAACCAAACTGATGAAAAAAACTTAAACAAGCCGCAATTAGGTCATTTTAAAAAAGCTAATACTAACAACTACAAGTACTTAGAAGAAGTACGTGGAATGGTAGGTTACAAAATAGGTGACCTATTAAAAGTTGAAGAGCTATTCCAAGAAGGTCAAGTTGTCGATGTTCAAGCTAGAACCAAAGGTCGTGGTTTTACTGGAGCAATCAAACGTTGAAACTTTAAAATTGGTTCAAAAGGTCATGGTGCTGGATATCCTCACAGATTCCAAGGTTCAGTGCAAGCTGGTCGTGGAGGGTCTCAAGCTCAAAGAGTTATGAAGGGTAAGAAGATGTCAGGTCATTATGGTAATGAACTTGTTACAATTCAAAACTTGTCAATCGTTGGATTCTTACCAGAAGTAAGTTCAGTAATGATTTCAGGAGCTATCCCTGGAGCAAATAATTCTAAAGTAAGAATTACAACTTCTAAAAAGAATCCAAACACAGTTCTTACTTACAAATTAATTATTAATAAAAAGGCTAGCAAACCAGCTGGTGAACAAGCACAAGAATAATTGAAATTTAAGGAAATTTACAAATCATGTCTAAAATAA
The nucleotide sequence above comes from Mycoplasmoides gallisepticum. Encoded proteins:
- the rpsJ gene encoding 30S ribosomal protein S10 yields the protein MTEQKAKSSKTSSEEAKKQKELTEIKIKLKSYDSRLLDQSVKKIFEIVKETGSKFCGPIPLPTKKEVFTIIRSPHVDKASREQFERRTHKRLIIIKNLKNETIQKLKRFVIPSGVELRIYL
- the rplC gene encoding 50S ribosomal protein L3; the protein is MKGIFGTKVGMTQVFEENGRLIPVTLVRVEPNQVVSVKTKEKDGYDAVQLGFNQTDEKNLNKPQLGHFKKANTNNYKYLEEVRGMVGYKIGDLLKVEELFQEGQVVDVQARTKGRGFTGAIKRWNFKIGSKGHGAGYPHRFQGSVQAGRGGSQAQRVMKGKKMSGHYGNELVTIQNLSIVGFLPEVSSVMISGAIPGANNSKVRITTSKKNPNTVLTYKLIINKKASKPAGEQAQE